From a region of the Mobula hypostoma chromosome 6, sMobHyp1.1, whole genome shotgun sequence genome:
- the mettl21a gene encoding protein N-lysine methyltransferase METTL21A, with protein sequence MALLPYDAAMIPELRKFHEASATFRFANQDIVIRQNWKQLGVAAVVWDAAIVLCTYLEMGVIQLQDRTVIELGAGTGLVGIVAALLGANVTITDREVALQFLESNVRDNIPHDLQNMAWIRELAWGVNLCQFEPASYDVILGADVVYLEETFPALLETLQYLSSERTTILLSCRIRYKRDHNFLTMLGKHFTVERVHYDSERDVHIYKAQKTKLKEEL encoded by the exons ATGGCACTACTGCCGTATGATGCTGCCATGATACCAGAACTCCGGAAATTCCATGAAGCCTCTGCAACTTTCCGATTTGCCAACCAGGACATAGTGATCAGGCAGAACTGGAAGCAGCTTGGGGTAGCGGCAGTGGTGTGGGATGCA GCCATTGTACTGTGCACATATCTAGAAATGGGAGTCATCCAGCTACAAGACCGCACTGTTATAGAACTTGGAGCAGGAACTGGGTTGGTTGGAATAGTTGCAGCACTTCTCG GTGCCAATGTTACGATCACTGATAGAGAGGTGGCTCTACAGTTCCTGGAGTCTAATGTCCGAGATAACATCCCCCATGACCTTCAGAATATGGCATGGATCAGGGAACTAGCCTGGGGGGTAAACCTCTGCCAGTTTGAGCCCGCCAGCTATGATGTTATCCTGGGGGCTGATGTGGTTTATCTGGAGGAGACGTTCCCAGCCTTGCTGGAGACTCTGCAATATCTCAGCTCTGAAAGGACCACGATACTACTGTCCTGCCGCATCCGGTACAAGCGGGATCACAACTTTTTGACGATGCTGGGAAAGCACTTCACGGTGGAGAGAGTCCATTACGACAGCGAGAGGGATGTTCACATTTACAAGGCACAGAAAACAAAGTTGAAGGAAGAACTCTAA